The following DNA comes from Aythya fuligula isolate bAytFul2 chromosome 14, bAytFul2.pri, whole genome shotgun sequence.
TCGTGGTTGCAAAATTAATGGTCAAAGCTTTGGTATTCTGATGTGAAACCTTGAAGCAGCTTGGTGGTTTTGCTTCCTAAGGAAAACATGCTCCTCAGATTGCaatgattaaaaacaatacaaCTTTTATTACTTCTTACAGCTTAGTAAAATGCCTGTTTGCCTGAGGGAGTGGATCTCTCCAGTTAGGATGGAACTGCAGCTTCTTGAGGATGTTTGTTcaaaatttttctttgatttccagCCTCATGTTATAGTGCATTGTGCTGCTGAGAGACGGCCAGATGTTGTAGAAAGCCAACCAGATGCTGCTTCTCAGCTCAATGTGGCTGCTTCAGGGAACCTAGCAAAAGAAGCAGGTAAGGAGACTGTCtcatggatttgttttcttgttagactactgcatttatttatgctGATGCACAAATGAATAAGTTGCTTGAAGTTCTGAAGCAGTTGTTTCTGCTACCAGTGTCAGTCGCACTTTCCGTAAGACTAGCTTATGTGATCTTAGGTGAAGAATCCGTGAAAAGACAAACAGAGGCAATGAATGGGGCTAGGAGATGAGGTCTTCTGGAGATTTGCTTAAACTTCAATTAAGACTTCAAGGAAGGCGtgcattaaaataatgcttacaaatgttttccttctagCTGGAATTGGAGCATTTCTCATCTACATTAGTACAGACTACGTATTTGATGGAACAAACCCTCCTTATAAAGAGACTGATATACCAAATCCCCTGAATTTGTATGGTAAAACCAAACTGGAGGGTGAAAAGGCAGTCCTGGAGAATAATGATGGTAAGAATACACTTGTTCATTTTTCatgatttctatttttacttaGGAGTTGATTAAGCTAACATACAACTTCGTCAGTGATGAAGTTGTGAAACTGTTGACAACAGAGTTGGAAAACAGTGTGACAAGGAGTCAGTCTCCTTGCTCATCAGGCATTTCTGCTACTTACAGGTTGACTAACTCTTTATTTTGTACTTGTGCTGTTCTCCTTTGTCTTCCTTGTCTCTACTGATGGACATCCACCAGAGTTTGTGTGATGTGAATCAactatttctaaataaaacatatcAAGAATATGTTGTAATAGCAGAAACGTTGCCATACTTGACTCATAGCTGCTGTTACTGAGGGGGGAAGCATTGCAATTGTTCTGAATGTGTGCTCacttcaaagggaaaaacagacttttcaTAAAACAATAATACAGACAAAATCAAcatatgcttttgcttttacatgtactcttctgtttttcttgccaATTTCCTGTTGTGCTTTCTTTACATAAGACTTTCCGTTTTATTTCTACGCACCACATGCATTGCTTGCCACATGCATTAGATTCCTAGTATTACAACTTTCTAAAGGGTTAGTAACTTTGATTTTAAGCAACATCTTGGATTATTTTTGATATAAATCTTAATGAAAACTAACActcaaaatgcagaaacataCTTTTTAAAGTTCTGCTTCATCAAGGAAGAAATCTTAGGACTGAACATATTCCCTTGTATGTAAAATTTAGCTCTTGTAAGAGAGGCTTGACTGTTTTTAGATAGTATGTTGTCAGTTTACACTCCTGTTTCCTCAGGAAATTTGAAGATGTCAATGCATCTGTAAAAGAGGCTTCTGATAAGTGAATGTGGTACTGTCATTCTGAGTCTGCCCTATTTAACCACAAGATTGACCAATTGATAAATTAGCATGACAGTCTTTCAATAAGTAAATATAATCTGAGTTTGACTATGACGCTGTTTGCTCCCTCTTCTAGATTGGTAATGAAGATAAGATGCAACAAATTCAAGTACGTGTGGGTTTCTTGCTAGATCCTTTCCCCCAGTTCAACGTTGCAATTTTGTTTCATAACCTTTTTGAGCGTGAACGATCGAGCATTAGTGGGTAGTAGCAGTGGTATtagcagaaagcattttgagATGGTGCCTAGTAAGATGCTTGGAAACATCAATTATGTTTCATAAACACCTACTTTACACATAATAGTTTTCTAGCCACTAAGTTGATATTACTGTACTGATAGCTTCCAGTCTATCAAATGTCTGTGGTTATATGAAGATGTTTATTTCCCTATTCATTTCTGTTGTGTAATACAGTGATCCCCACTAGTTATTTAAGTTTAATTAGTTGGGTTTTGTGTAtctttttaaacatgttttagtTTGCTTAGGAGGGGAAATAAGTTATATTCAGTATTCATGCATATAAAACTAAAAAGGTCCAGTAGGTTTATAGAACTATGGGTAATGAAGCTGATGTTTGTTTCAAGCCTCTAGCTGAGAACAAAAGGAAGGTCTTTTACTTAGCTAATGAACACTGCTTGACAATTCTCTTTTCAAATATCTTCAGTAGTATTTAAAGTAAGGAAGAACACTGTTATTCACTCAACAAGTATTTCTAGAGCAGCAGGAAATCAATGTCATggtttttttattgtatttgtttttgttttctaagttCTTTACTTCTATGTGACTCACAGAGAGTGtgtgctgtgttgtttttgtttgtttgtttgtttgttttaacaacaaaaaaaaatgtgcattacTATTAATCCATGTCTTACCCTTCTGGAAATTTTTGCCAAAAGATCTTTCTAGTGTTATTAACACAACTGTATGATGCTTTCCATCATTAGGTGTCCATCCCTTAGCACTTGTTTACACTTACTTTAATTTCTCAATTCACTGTCTTGGCATCTAATATTACTTACTGAGTTATTCTGTGCATTTGCCCCTTATGTGTGATGTTTCTTATTGCTTCCAAGGTTCCtatctttttctgctgtataATAGCCTGAGTATCCTCCTTTATGCAAGTGGTTTCTGCATGCCAGGTGACATAGATTTGTCTGATGCCTGAATACTGTAGATGGTGGGAATTTTTGTTCCTGCTTTTACTAAGAGAAGATGGGGAATGTTGGAGTAACTGCATAGTTCcactttgtttttccctaacTCAAACAGGCTTGCAGCGTTAAGTAAAGCTTGTTAACACTGTGAAAATCAATGGCATAAATGACAATGAGCATATGTGAACTTAGTGTTTGTAAAGAAGTGTTTTAACTGAGCTAAATTCAAAATCATATTCAGAGGACAAATGTTAAGCACAtacaaattaaaaggaaaaagcaattaaTATCACCAACATGATTCTTGAGGCTTCCAAAGCATCTTTCAGGTTTTGCTAGAGCATTTATACCTTTTCTAAGCACTGTTAATACTCTTTTTAATACTCTTTTTTTAGGTGCTGCAGTACTTAGGATTCCTGTCCTGTATGGAGAGGTAGAAAGACTGGAGGAAAGCGCTGTGACTGTTATGTTTGATAAAGTGCAGTTCAGTAATAAATCTGCCAACATGGATCATTGGCAACAAAGATTTCCTACTAACGTTAAGGATGTAGCAACTGTTTGCAGACAACTAGCAGAGAAAAGAATGCTGgtaagaatttaaataaacaagccTCTTCAGTGTAAAACCAGTTccagttctttctgaaaaactgagaCCTGCATCTAACCTGCCTTATTCTTTGTAGTTCTGAAACactgggagggaggaaagaactgtctgtctgtctgtaatATTGCAGTATGTTTTTGTTACGTGACAGTGTGTGCAGGTGCTCTGATATTTGGAACAAAAGTGGGTGAAATAACAGAACAGATTGTTCTCAAAACTGTCACATCTCTTCAAGTATACAGGAGAGAAATATATTCACTGCCTTCTACAAATTATCCCTTTTGATCAAAAAAAATCACGGAGGTTGAAAGTACTTTCAAAGATTCTACTGATTACTGTATTAAGAACATTGAAACGACAGAAGATAGACCACTGGACTTAAATACTTCATTGCATTTATTCAGCACCGCATCTTAAGGCTGCCatctttgcaaaataataaaaatgaaaaaaacacattgtggATGTGGTGCTGTCAGTCTCTCTGACAGGACTGTTACGTGGTTTCAAGTTTAACATGCAGAATGTGAGTGgtgtcttctgcattttttcttgaattaagTGAACAGTATACAACAGCAGAGTTCTTCGTCAGCAGTTTAACTTTGGTTGGTTGGCTCCTTTCCTTTATGTTAATTCTACCAAATATAAACTGTCTTCGAAAAGTCCGGCCAAATAAATGTAACACATTTTCAGGCTCAATCCCTAGACAGGTGTGCTTGAAGGTGAGTTGTCCCCAGAAAAGTGCAATGCTGTGAAGTGCCTCTCAGGATGGGCTCCTGCTGGAAGCTTATTCTGCACAGGAATTAGTCTGGAGGGTAGCTGCATTTTTTCACCTGTGCTTACTGTTTCCTCCTAGGACCCATCCGTAAAAGGAACATTTCACTGGTCTGGCAATGAACAGATGACCAAGTATGAAATGGCATGCGCAATTGCAGACGCTTTCAACCTTCCCAGCAGCCACTTAAGACCAGTAAGTGATGTGTTGTTGAACCTGTAGAAAGAGGGATGTGCTTTATCGTTTCAAGTAGTAGGTTAACAGTCTCACAGTGGTTCTGCAAGTAAACTTCTGTGGGACAATCTAGATGAGTGTGTTTAGCATAGCAGATTTATTGCTGAGGATGCTACTTTAACTTGCTGGATTATGAAAATTACCTAGCTGGTGAGCTGTATGCAGTGTGATAGTGTTTCTGCAGAATAGTTCTATAGTTGTCCTTAGTAATGagtaaagccttttttttttttttttttttttttaagcacatttttttttttaccttgtaaCTACAGTCACAAAAAAATGAGCACATAGCATTGTTGAAGGGAGCAGAGGAAATGACCCATATAGAAAGCTATGAATGAAACGTCTAAATgaacatataaaataatacatttttttcatttctgttttgtgatgtgttttttatttattttttagattacTGATTGTCCAGTTATGGGAGCCCTCCGTCCAAGGAATGCTCAGCTAGACTGCTCCAAGCTGGAGATGCTGGGGATTGGTCAGAGAACACCATTTCGAGCTGGAATCAAGGAATCACTTTGGCCGTTCCTTGTTGACAAGAGATGGAGGCAGACAGTCTTCCattagtttgtattttttttagtaaaagtATGGTATGTGgcacttttttaaaagaaaaaaatagttttgtatgAGTGTTCTTAAATTGTGACACTTATGCGTTTCATTTAATCAGGTAAACGTACGGTCTTGCACTAGTGAAGTTGTTAGCCTAAAAAAAGTTCAGTGACAAAAACTGAGCCTGTACAATGTTGTGGATCTCTCCTTCCATTCATCCCAGTGTATCTTAATGTCTATTCCTAGCAGATTATGGTTCTTAGTAATCAGTACTCTTTGATGCTAAGAACTACTCAGATGACTTGTGAACTTCTTTTTGGCTGACATAAGTTGTTGATGCTTAAGGTCTGTGCCATTGTTGTATATACCATTTCACGTCATTAAAAGGTATGGTCAGTTACTTTATCACCAAAAAtctgagttacttgtttttaatttctgaaggtGGCGTTACTCTGAAAGTAAACTGAAGCAGGAATtgttaaatgtttgttttgctagAGCTTggatcaaaatgttttttaaaaaaaagtgagactttatttttgcagttatCAAGTGTAGTTTTTAtgcttgaaatattttccaagtgtTCTGTTATTACAATGCCTGCAGCTTCATATTTCTACAGCAAGTTGAATGCACTAGTTCTAATGGTGACTTAAAAAAGCTAGAAGAGGATTGGGAGGGTGGGGAAGAAATAGCTCTGACCTTTGTTTTGGGGATGGGTATtaaaggaggatttttttttggggggggggtattTGCTTTTTGTATAAAAGCATGAAATATCTTCATCTCTCTCTTATTTCAATAGTATATGGGATTGGTGAAATTTAGCTGGAGGAAGATGTTGCTAGTCAATACATgtgagagaagagaggaaaggtaTTTTCAAGAGTTTATAGCACTGCAGCTTCTTTTGCACAGACTCTCAGATCTTGCACTGATGCAGCTCATTCTGGAACAGCCAAGTGCATATGTTGAATGTTTGCACTGCAATGATAAAACTACAGTAGTCTAATATAACCAAATCTTGGATCTGCTTAAATTTAGTCCTTTAAGTTGGACACAGTAGCTACTTAAAGTGGAGGAAGAACATATTTTGTAAAGGTTAGCTTCCTTCTGAAGGTGTTAAAATCAACAATATAAATGTTCTGAGGTGGCCAGCAGATCATTAGTTCATTAGTAAAACTGGGAAAAGTTGCATTTTGatgatcatttatttttctgagattgTAATGGAGAGGGGGTGGGGGtgttcagcttaaaaaaaaaggcgggAGGGGGGCAAAAATAGACCAAGTTCAGGTTTTCTAAAAGTCAGCTTTACATTTAGTCCTTCAATTTTCAACTGGCATATATTAAGAGGTCATTATCCTGATGTGTTTTTACTCTGAAGTCCTGATATACACATGGTAACCTGTTTCCAAAAtgacagtaaataaatattgccAGCATGAGAAACAGTTGTTGGTTCTTTATTTCCTATCAAGATTTGTTTATTCCAAGTCATAAATATTTCCAGGTCTTGAAATGTCCATGTGCCCTTTCTGTAATTATAATTTAATGAGCTATTTCCAGATGTAGATTAGGTTAGATAAGTGTTTCTCTGTCACTGTGCCACTGTCTTGGGAACTTAATGTACACATACATTAcagacagttttgaaaatacaagTCTGAAAAAGAATGTGATTCAGTGCTTGATTATGGAGGTTCAGAGTACACCCTCTCCACTTGTGGGCAACTAATGTATATTTGaggtaatatatatttttttcctttaaatcacaACATATTAACAATATTAAACATGGAAGCagttaataaatgaaaaagtatgGACTCATGTTCTTAACTGTTTGCAGAATCATTTCTGTGTTATTTACTGAAGCGTACAATTGCTCAAACAGCAAGGAAAGGTTGGTTTGGGGAACTTTCCTAACTAGCATTGCAGACAACACTTTTTAATATGGTGTAGGCAATATaatttatgtatgtgtgtactgggtcatattctcctttctcctatatatccgatccgacaaagtgctacaatctgtgttcactttttttaattcgctgtgctgccaagcactgaccttgggttTACTCTGGAATTCCggctctgcgctgttatcatttgggtcccatggaaactatcttccagagaatattcagaactacactgccttccttttctcatctggacaccagtttattaataatatcaggaatggtacctttcccttctttcacagtgggctaattacaacagtttgggagtattttgaagatccatctgtaacccatgtattgctatttctaattctgaataacaggtttcattttctctctaagattagtcgactgtttagaaaacttatttgggaatctgtcccaaaacagtcttgtggtgagtggcacggtgtgtgggataatgttagcagatacctgtcacgagtgtctcctccagtagttttgaacttcacccctgagcaagtgctaaatcctaaaaacttggtagaatgtttgagagttgtatgtcctgaccctgataatgccagagaacaacagcttgcagcattgtgctgggtcctggtttattcctatcaaacactgtttaacatcatccagcaatttgaagagcaggaggaagtctctgaatctgatgaccaagtaacacacgctgtggctgacccagaggaccaaccaactatggtatcagtcgcccccatagtcaagtcaaaacaatggaaacggaggtcagctcgtttagtaagggaagaaggctctcctaagaaggagggagaaggggaattggcaggcacctctaaagcagagccgtcacaaaaacagcaggaagacgagacggaaatcataaaggaatcagaaatcactcgatccttatccctgagtgagatgcgagaaatacgaaaggattatggtcgacgcccaggtgaacacatcctcacttggctgctccgatgctgggatgctggggccagtagcctacaattagaaggcaatgaagccaagcagctgggatccctctctagagaaagggtaatcgacaaagtaatcgggagaggagcacaggccctcagcctctggagacgactcctggcagctatcaaagaaagatatccccataaggaagatattgtatatcacataggcaagtggaccactgtggataaaggtctccaacatctgcgggaattagctgtgcgggagatgatttatagtgatttggacaatgcccagacacctcaagaccccgatgaagtccagtgcacaacatccatgtggcataaatttgtgcggagtgcaccatcagcacatgccagtaccctggcagcaattcactgggatgaggggatgggaccaacaatgtatgatgtctcctgccagcttcaaaaatatgaagacaatctctctgctccgctacagtcctgtgtctcagctgtggagaaattgtctaaaggacttgacaagcttgtggagaaagtatattccccctcatctagacagagtgatacttcagccactaagaaccagcattcgcctgctcaagagagagagtacccaagacgtacaccacgtggcaccttgtgtttttatctgcgtgaccatggggaagatatgaggaaatgggatggtgtacctacttcaaccctagctgctcgggtacgtgaactgaaaggaaatacagcagcaagaagaggggctcctaagagaaatgctgctccggtttctattgggcagtaccccagaggcagtagaagagctgatgttattcttgaccatgatgaagggacctctacctctcatttgcaagaattaaatGGCAGatgctccagccaggactagaggggccctgcctctggccaggtagaggagagggataaccggatttattggactgtgtcGATCCAATGGCCTGgaacatcagaaccacaagaatacaaagctttagtggacactggcgcacaatgtaccttaatgccatcaggctaccaagggacagaactcacctgtatctctggagtgacagggggatcccaacaactatctgtactggaagctgaagtgagtctaactgggaatgagtggcaaaagcatcccattgtgactggcccagaggctctgtgcatccttggcatagactatctcaagagagggtacttcaaggatccaaaaggataccggtgggcttttggcatagctgccttgagcacagagaagattaggcagctgtctaccctgcctggcctttcagaagacccttctgtcataggattgctgaaggttgaagaacaacaggtaccaattgctaccacaacggtgcaccgacggcaatatcgcaccaaccgagactccctgattcccatccatgagttggttcaccgactggagagtcagggagtaatcagcaagactcgctcaccctttaatagtcctatatggccagtacgaaagtctaatggcgagtggaggctaacagtggactatcgaggcctgaatgaagtcacgccaccactgagtgctgcagtgctggacatgccagaacttcagtacgaactagagtcaaaggcagccaagtggtatgccacaattgatattgctaatgcatttttctccatccctttagcagcagcgtgcaggccgcagtttgctttcacttggaggggcatccaatacacctggaattggctgccccaggggtggaaacacagccctaccatttgccatggactgatccagtctgcactggagcaagggggagctcctgagcaccttcagtacattgacgacatcctcgtgtggggcaacacagcagaagaagtttttgagaaagggaagaaaataatccaaattctcctgaaagctggttttgccattaaaaagagaaaggtcaaggggcctacacaggaaatccagttcttgggggtaaaatggcaggatggacgtcgccatattccaatggatgtgatcaataaaataacagcaatgtctccgccaactagcaaaaaggaaacgcaagctttcctaggcctcgtgggattctggagaatgcatgtgccaggctatagtcagcttgtgagtcctctatatcgagtgactcgaaagagaaactattttgagtggggccctgagcaacaacaggcatttgaacaaatcaaacaagaaatagctcgtgcagtagcccttgggcctgtccatactggaccagctgtgcaaaatatactgtacactgcagctggggagcatgggctcacctggagcctttggcagaaaaccccagaagaaactcgaggtcgacctctgggcttctggagtcggggctatcaaggatcagaagccaattacaccccaactgaaaaagaaatactcacagcatatgagggtgttcgagctgcttcagaagttgtgggtacagaggcacagctcctcttggcaccacggctacctgtgttacattggatgttcaaagagaaaattcccactacacaccatgcaactgatgctacatggagtaagtggatagcgttaattacacagcgggctcgaatgggaaaacccaatcgcccaggaatcctggaagagattatggactggccggaaggcagagatttcggagtgccaacagaagaggtaacccgtgctgaagaggcaccaccatacaatgagttgccagaagacagaaagcagtatgcgttgtttactgacggatcctgccgtgtgatagggagccatcggaaatggaaagctgctgtgtggaatcccatacgacgagttgtggaagcaatggaaggggaaggtgagtcgagtcagtatgcagaagtaaaagccatacaactagccctagatatcgccgaaagagaaaattggccagtattgtatctttatactgactcatggatggtggcaaatgctctgtgggggtggctgcagcaatggaaagagagcaactggcagcgcagaggtaaacctatctgggctgctaccctgtggcaagatattgctgcccgggtagaaaacctggatgttaaagtacgtcatgtagatgcccacatgcccaagagtcgcactactgaagaacatcagaacaacaaagaagtggatcgagctttgaaaattgaagtggctcaggtggacctagactgggaacgtaagggtgagctgtttgtagctcgatgggcccatgaaacatcaggacatctagggagggatgccacttacagatgggctcgtgatcgaggggtggacttgaccattgaggccatcacacaggttacccatgagtgtgagacctgtgctgcaatcaagaaagccatgaaggtaaaatctccctggaacagggggagatggctagggtttcaatatggtgaggcctggcaaattgactatatcggaccactcccaaaaactcgccaaggcaaacggtacatactcaccatggtagaagcaactactgggtggctggaaacataccctgtaaaccatgccatggcccgaaacactatcttgggcctggaaagacaagtattgtggcgtcatggtacaccagagagaattgagtctgacaatgggagtcatttccgaaacaatcttgttacctcctgggcaaagaggcatggtattgagtgggtgtaccacatcccttaccacccacaagcctctgggaaggttgagaggtacaatggactgttaaagactatgttacgagtattaggtgctgggacgtggaaacaatgggacacaaatctaccagaagccacttggctagttaacaatagggggtctgacagccgtgctggtcctgccgaaacaaaacccctacacactgtgaaaggagctaaggttcccgtagtgcatataggaaggtggatggggaaggcagtgtgggttgctcctgcctcgggaaaaggcaaacccactcgtgggattgtctttgcccaaggaccagggtatacctggtgggtcatgcaaaagaatggggatatcaagtgtgtgcctcaaggagatttgacactgagagaaaactaatctataatctaagttatatgttgtaggaagatgctgtaggatcaacgacaggtcaactttgcaaggagccgggcagtgcaacaaggacttgagctaagctggtgctggtgtccagacatccaactccgcctgccttgagtggccactttggcagatgaagacctaatcatcaacagttcttatgaacattttccaagaaagacctatggaatgaaaagatacacctgcctatcctgtcctgttaaatccttgtcctgttaaaggacaagggataatgatgagaatgcttgtatgctaaagtatggggatctgagtgtgacacaaatgttatggaataaggggtggaggttgtactgggtctggctggaatgttaactttcccggcagcagcccattcagtgccgtactctgtacttgtagctggaacagcagtgttatcacaccagtgttgtttttactgctgagcagcagtggcacagcattgggcctttctctaaccctcctagggggtgggcaaaaagtgaggagagaaacatcactagggcagctgacctaaaccaatcaaagggatattccataccatgtggtgtcacactcagcaataaaaggtggaaacaggaagaagaggggaggggtgggctctcgttgagaagacgtcggtcctcctctcgaacaccggctgtgtgcgttgaggccctgcttcaaggacgtggtcaatcatcgctcatttgtgggaagtagagagtaatttctttcctctgcacttccatatagctttcatttattttgtttgtttgttttcctccctttttcccctt
Coding sequences within:
- the MAT2B gene encoding methionine adenosyltransferase 2 subunit beta; the protein is MVGGEKELRIRFVPGCCQLVEEDVDIPSRRVLITGATGLLGRAVFKEFNQNNWNAVGCGYRRAQPKFEQINLLDSVAVHEIIRDFQPHVIVHCAAERRPDVVESQPDAASQLNVAASGNLAKEAAGIGAFLIYISTDYVFDGTNPPYKETDIPNPLNLYGKTKLEGEKAVLENNDGAAVLRIPVLYGEVERLEESAVTVMFDKVQFSNKSANMDHWQQRFPTNVKDVATVCRQLAEKRMLDPSVKGTFHWSGNEQMTKYEMACAIADAFNLPSSHLRPITDCPVMGALRPRNAQLDCSKLEMLGIGQRTPFRAGIKESLWPFLVDKRWRQTVFH